From a region of the Lactuca sativa cultivar Salinas chromosome 4, Lsat_Salinas_v11, whole genome shotgun sequence genome:
- the LOC111917389 gene encoding serine/threonine/tyrosine-protein kinase HT1, whose amino-acid sequence MNDEANSWIRRTKFSHTVCHRLDSARLASFLSDGQPIRIAGIKTRPPKTLEDPKPAEIQANPVTNKYRTVTPPPKTTVPDTFKEARSNTKRFSTPHPQRVETEKGFKEKKMFHRNMTAVNVRAHENLSSPLKHFNSMKIQDKKKMKRDYSWSKLFDHGGGKVTSVETIDDVMVDLSKLFLGHRFAHGANSQLYHGIYKDEAVAVKIIRLPDDDENEELGVRLENQFIREVNLLSRLHHQNVIKFVAACRQPPVFCIITEYLSEGSLRAYLHKLEDNTGKEKEYLPLQKLIKMSLDIARGMEYIHSQGVIHRDLKPENILINQDFNLKIADFGIGCEEAYCDFLADDPGTYRWMAPEMIKRKAYGRKVDVYGFGLILWEMVAGTIPYKDMTPIQAAFAVVHKNLRPSIPVDCAPAMKALIEQCWSTQPEKRPEFWQVVKVLEEFESLIARDGNLKLLQHPTCLDNKKGLRHWIQKLGPHHQPQHNSPMPKPRFS is encoded by the exons ATGAACGACGAGGCTAATTCTTGGATCAGAAGAACAAAATTCTCTCACACAGTATGTCATCGATTAGATTCTGCAAGATTAGCCTCATTTCTATCCGATGGTCAACCAATTCGAATCGCGGGTATAAAAACCCGACCCCCAAAAACTCTCGAAGACCCAAAACCCGCCGAAATCCAAGCAAATCCGGTCACAAACAAGTACAGAACCGTAACTCCGCCACCCAAAACCACCGTCCCCGACACCTTCAAAGAAGCAAGGTCAAACACAAAAAGATTCTCAACCCCACATCCACAAAGGGTAGAAACGGAAAAAGGGTTTAAAGAAAAGAAGATGTTTCACAGAAACATGACTGCTGTTAACGTTAGGGCTCATGAGAATCTTTCTAGTCCTCTTAAACATTTCAATTCGATGAAGATTCAAGATAAAAAGAAGATGAAAAGGGATTATTCTTGGTCAAAGCTATTTGACCATGGTGGAGGGAAGGTTACTTCTGTCGAAACAATTGATGATGTTATGGTTGACCTTTCAAAGCTTTTTCTTGGCCATAGATTTGCTCATGGTGCAAATAGTCAACTTTACCATGGAATTTATAAAGATGAAGCTGTTGCTGTTAAGATTATTCGGCTTCCTGATGATGACGAAAATGAAGAACTTGGAGTTAGACTTGAGAACCAATTTATCCGAGAAGTTAATCTTTTGTCACGACTCCACCATCAAAATGTCATTAAG TTTGTAGCGGCATGTAGACAACCACCGGTTTTCTGTATCATAACCGAGTATCTTTCAGAAGGTTCATTAAGGGCATACCTACATAAACTCGAGGACAATACCGGAAAAGAAAAAGAGTATCTTCCGTTACAAAAGCTTATTAAAATGTCTTTAGACATTGCACGTGGAATGGAGTATATTCATTCACAAGGCGTGATTCATAGGGATCTTAAACCTgagaatatattaataaatcaagatTTCAATTTGAAAATTGCGGATTTTGGGATCGGTTGTGAAGAAGCGTATTGTGATTTTTTGGCGGATGATCCGGGGACGTATAGGTGGATGGCACCCGAAATGATTAAAAGAAAGGCGTATGGGAGGAAGGTTGATGTGTATGGATTTGGGCTTATTTTGTGGGAGATGGTGGCTGGAACTATACCTTATAAAGATATGACTCCTATCCAAGCTGCATTTGCAGTTGTTCATAAG AATCTCCGGCCATCTATTCCGGTGGACTGTGCTCCGGCAATGAAAGCATTAATAGAGCAATGTTGGTCTACACAACCCGAAAAAAGGCCAGAGTTTTGGCAAGTGGTGAAGGTGTTAGAAGAGTTTGAATCTTTAATAGCACGTGATGGAAACTTGAAACTTTTACAACATCCAACATGTTTAGATAATAAAAAGGGACTTCGCCATTGGATTCAGAAGCTTGGGCCTCATCATCAACCTCAACATAACTCTCCCATGCCTAAACCGAGGTTTTCATGA